Proteins encoded together in one Impatiens glandulifera chromosome 1, dImpGla2.1, whole genome shotgun sequence window:
- the LOC124945712 gene encoding AP-4 complex subunit mu-like: MISQFFVLSQRGDNIVFRDYRGDIPKGSAEIFFRKVKFWNADGEEEAPPVFNVDGVNYFHVKVAGLLFVATTRANIPPSLVFELLQRIARVTKDYLGILNEDSLRKNFILVYELLDEVIDFGYVQTTSTEVLKSFVFNEPLLIDAARLPNLGPASIFMQGNKRMPGTAITKSVVANEPGGKKREEIFVDIIEKISLTFSSSGYILTSEIDGTIQMKSYLTGNPEIRLALNEDLSIGTGSRSIYDYSGSSGSGAVILDDCNFHESVHLDNFEVDRTLSLVPPDGEFPVMNYRMTQEFKPPFRINALIEEAGQLKAEVILKVRAEFSSSITANTIQVQMPLPKYTSRVHFELEPGAVGQTTDFKESNKRLEWSLNKVVGGSENTLRAKLTFSQESHGNLTKEAGPVNMTFTIPMYNASRLQVKYLQIANKSKAAYNPYRWVRYVTQSNSYVARL; encoded by the exons ATGATCTCTCAGTTTTTTGTGTTATCGCAGAGAGGCGATAACATCGTCTTCCGTGATT ATCGTGGTGATATACCTAAAGGGAGTGCAGAAATATTCTTCCGTAAAGTTAAGTTTTGGAATGCAGATGGCGAAGAGGAGGCGCCCCCTGTCTTT AATGTTGATGGAGTGAACTACTTCCATGTGAAAGTTGCGGGGCTGTTGTTCGTTGCAACCACAAGAGCCAATATCCCACCTTCTCTTGTTTTCGAACTATTACAAAGGATTGCCCGTGTTACCAAAGACTACCTTGGAATTCTAAATGAAGATTCACTGCGGAAGAATTTTATACTTGTTTATGAGTTGCTTGATGAAGTTATA GACTTTGGTTATGTACAAACAACATCAACAGAGGTATTGAAGTCCTTTGTGTTTAACGAACCCCTTCTCATTGATGCTGCACGATTACCTAATCTGGGCCCTGCTTCCATCTTTATG CAAGGGAACAAAAGAATGCCAGGTACAGCTATCACCAAATCAGTTGTAGCTAATGAACCTGGTGGCAAGAAGAGGGAGGAGATATTTGTGGATATAATTGAGAAAATAAGTCTGACATTCAGCTCAAGC GGATATATATTGACTTCGGAGATTGATGGCACTATTCAAATGAAGAGTTATCTTACTGGCAATCCAGAGATTCGTCTAGCGCTTAATGAGGACCTGAGCATTGGAACAGGGTCGAGATCAATATATG ATTACAGTGGGTCTTCTGGATCAGGAGCAGTTATTTTAGATGATTGTAATTTCCATGAATCTGTACATCTTGATAATTTTGAAGTGGATAGAACTCTCTCTCTG GTGCCTCCTGATGGTGAGTTCCCTGTCATGAACTACCGAATGACACAGGAATTTAAGCCACCTTTTCGCATTAATGCTTTAATTGAAGAAGCTGGACAACTGAAG GCTGAAGTGATTCTGAAAGTACGTGCTGAATTTTCTTCGAGCATTACTGCAAACACAATTCAAGTACAAATGCCACTGCCAAAGTATACTTCCAG GGTTCATTTTGAATTGGAACCTGGTGCAGTTGGACAAACAACAGACTTTAAAGAGTCCAATAAAAGACTAGAATGGAGTCTGAATAAA GTTGTCGGTGGGTCTGAAAACACACTTCGGGCAAAGCTGACATTTTCCCAGGAATCGCATG GAAATCTTACCAAGGAAGCTGGTCCGgttaatatgacatttaccATACCAATGTATAATGCCTCGAGACTTCAG GTGAAGTATTTGCAGATAGCTAATAAATCGAAGGCGGCGTATAATCCTTACAGATGGGTGAGATATGTCACTCAGTCTAACTCATATGTCGCCCGATTATAA